In the Euphorbia lathyris chromosome 5, ddEupLath1.1, whole genome shotgun sequence genome, one interval contains:
- the LOC136231011 gene encoding acyltransferase Pun1-like, whose product MIPTLKSEMVSTEIIKPLSSSKTHPTSHNFSFFDQICARIYVPYIFFYPIEELHHKYSSIQLKNSLSAALSLYYPLAGRFKDDLTIDCNDEGIEFQEARLDSDLSEILKNPNDEVIKILFPENLQYKDPISSSFLIVKVNLFNCGGIGLAICISHKVMDMAAFSYFINHWAGIARNSGDKFRPDFSSIPWLYPSIDLPVMECYEPDKLKCVSRRVVFHGSKIDELKLMVEKEVPNPTRFEVVTAVLYKSALAASTEFSNVVKSAVMHVGTNLREKVIPQFPESSSGNFSGTFSVSAGMEMEMETLTREIKKEKIKYWKCCGEKSDGEDLCRYVLEASVGLRRGHGKNEEGYLCSSYCRYPFYEADFGWGKPAWVSLASCEVKNVMIMLDTRDGDGIEAYVSLQEQVMEIFENDHFLLSFASINPSVLPEST is encoded by the coding sequence ATGATTCCAACTTTGAAATCAGAAATGGTGTCAACTGAGATAATCaaaccactttcttcttcaaaAACTCATCCAACATCACACAACTTTTCTTTCTTCGATCAAATCTGTGCTCGGATCTATGTTCCGTACATTTTCTTCTACCCCATTGAGGAACTTCACCATAAATATTCATCAATTCAACTCAAAAATTCCTTATCTGCAGCCCTTTCTCTCTACTACCCACTCGCCGGAAGATTCAAAGATGATCTCACAATCGATTGCAACGACGAAGGAATCGAATTTCAAGAAGCTCGATTAGATTCTGATCTTTCTGAAATTCTCAAGAATCCTAATGATGAAGTTATAAAGATTCTGTTTCCGGAGAATTTGCAGTATAAAGATCCAATCTCGAGCAGTTTTTTGATTGTGaaagttaatttatttaattgtggAGGAATTGGTTTAGCCATTTGTATTTCTCACAAAGTAATGGACATGGCAGCTTTTTCTTATTTCATCAATCATTGGGCAGGTATAGCTCGAAACTCCGGCGACAAATTCCGGCCAGATTTCAGTAGTATTCCGTGGCTGTATCCGTCGATAGATTTACCTGTGATGGAATGTTACGAGCCTGATAAATTGAAATGCGTTTCGAGACGGGTAGTTTTCCACGGCTCAAAAATCGATGAACTCAAATTAATGGTGGAAAAGGAAGTTCCGAACCCGACAAGGTTCGAAGTAGTAACCGCAGTTTTATACAAATCCGCTCTTGCAGCTTCCACGGAGTTTTCCAACGTTGTAAAGAGTGCTGTAATGCACGTGGGAACGAATCTTCGGGAAAAGGTTATTCCGCAGTTTCCTGAAAGCTCTTCAGGAAATTTCAGTGGAACATTTTCTGTTTCGGCAGGgatggagatggagatggaAACCTTGACTAGAGAgatcaagaaagagaagataaAATATTGGAAATGTTGTGGTGAAAAGTCCGATGGGGAGGATCTTTGCCGATATGTTTTGGAGGCGTCGGTAGGGCTAAGACGTGGACATGGAAAAAATGAGGAAGGGTATTTATGTAGCAGCTATTGTAGGTATCCGTTTTACGAGGCGGATTTCGGGTGGGGAAAACCGGCATGGGTGAGTCTTGCAAGTTGTGAAGTGAAGAATGTAATGATAATGTTGGATACGAGAGATGGAGATGGGATTGAAGCATATGTGAGCTTGCAAGAACAAGTTATGGAGATTTTTGAGAATGatcattttcttctttcttttgcaTCTATTAATCCGAGTGTCTTGCCGGAATCTACTTAA